One window of Silurus meridionalis isolate SWU-2019-XX chromosome 9, ASM1480568v1, whole genome shotgun sequence genomic DNA carries:
- the LOC124391426 gene encoding lipoprotein lipase: protein MDIHSFRCLFCALSLAALEGFSCSLTVHDNFLKPLDSLIISREVGEAHSKFSLRKPTLPDDDICYIVTGKPETLHYCNFNSTAKTFLVIHGWTVSGLFESWVAKLVAALYDREKDANVVVVDWLDKAHDHYGVAAHNTQEVGQEVGLFIDWIEEATNIPLEKIHLIGYSLGAHVAGIAGSHASNKVGRITGLDPAGPDFEGVHAHRRLSPDDAHFVDVLHTFSGGTLGLSIGIEQPLGHVDIYPNGGSFQPGCNLRGALENMAYYGLLAMSDAIKCEHERSIHLFIDSLLNGAEASKAYSCGSSTMFERGVCLRCPKNHCNNVGYDAKRVHKARSVKMFTKTRASMPFKVHHYQLKIHFTSQMNHPEANPIITASLYGSNGDAKDLYLNVNRKISTDTTHSFLLVTEVNIGELLLLKLKLERSSSLLDMTWPWWNSDTPELQVQKISIWIGETQKRMVFCSKDLHKTNLHHEVIFVKCKNNGRRSFIRQKYRGQ, encoded by the exons ATGGACATTCACTCATTCAGATGTCTCTTCTGTGCGCTGTCCCTGGCAGCTCTGGAGGGGTTCTCCTGCAGTCTCACTGTCCACG ATAACTTTTTGAAGCCCCTGGACAGTCTGATTATATCAAGAGAGGTTGGTGAGGCCCATTCTAAGTTTTCTCTAAGGAAACCCACGTTGCCTGATGATGACATCTGTTACATTGTAACAGGCAAACCCGAAACCTTGCACTACTGCAATTTCAACAGTACTGCCAAAACGTTTCTGGTGATACATGGATGGACG GTCAGTGGTTTGTTTGAGAGCTGGGTGGCCAAACTGGTAGCTGCGCTGTATGACCGAGAGAAAGATGCCAATGTGGTAGTGGTGGACTGGCTGGACAAAGCACATGATCACTATGGTGTGGCAGCCCATAATACTCAAGAGGTGGGGCAAGAGGTTGGTCTCTTCATCGATTGGATAGAG GAGGCGACCAATATACCACTGGAGAAGATTCATCTAATTGGCTACAGCCTTGGTGCCCATGTTGCTGGAATCGCAGGCAGCCATGCCAGCAACAAAGTTGGAAGAATTACAG GTCTTGATCCAGCAGGACCAGATTTTGAAGGAGTCCATGCTCATCGTCGGCTCTCTCCTGATGATGCCCATTTTGTGGACGTTCTTCACACCTTCTCAGGAGGAACCCTGGGCCTTAGCATTGGTATTGAACAGCCACTTGGCCATGTGGACATCTACCCCAATGGAGGAAGCTTCCAGCCTGGCTGCAACCTGCGAGGAGCCCTTGAGAACATGGCATATTATGGGTTGCTTG CAATGAGTGATGCCATCAAGTGTGAACATGAACGATCAATCCACCTGTTTATTGACTCCCTCCTAAATGGAGCAGAGGCCAGTAAAGCCTACAGCTGTGGAAGCAGCACCATGTTCGAACGTGGGGTGTGTCTCAGGTGCCCGAAGAACCATTGTAATAATGTGGGCTATGATGCCAAGAGGGTTCACAAAGCCCGCAGCGTGAAAATGTTCACCAAAACCCGTGCTTCAATGCCTTTTAAAG TGCATCATTATCAGCTGAAgattcacttcacttcacagATGAATCATCCTGAGGCGAACCCAATAATAACCGCTTCCCTTTACGGCAGCAACGGTGATGCAAAAGATCTCTATCTCAACGT aaacagaaaaatcagcACCGACACCACCCATTCCTTCCTCTTGGTAACGGAGGTGAATATCGGTGAATTACTTCTGCTGAAATTAAAGCTGGAGCGCTCTTCCTCACTGCTCGACATGACGTGGCCCTGGTGGAACAGTGACACCCCTGAACTTCAAGTCCAGAAAATTAGCATTTGGATTGGGGAGACGCAAAAAAG gatGGTATTTTGTTCAAAGGATCTCCACAAAACAAATCTACATCATGAGGTGATTTTTgtgaaatgcaaaaataatgGGAGAAGATCATTTATAAG GCAGAAATATAGAGGCCAATGA
- the lpl gene encoding lipoprotein lipase has product MGKQNLLLLITWMYFLSLASSFSTTSAPAVETSTFIGNISNNSTDWMVDFSDIESKFALRTIEEPEDDLCYVVPGQRDTIKECNFNPDTKTFIVIHGWTVTGMYESWVSKLVTALKEREPTANVIVVDWLVRAQQHYPTSAAYTKLVGRDVAKFVNWLQAELEYPWEMVHILGYSLGAHVAGIAGLLTKNKVSRITGMDPAGPSFEYADSQSTLSPDDAQFVDVLHTNTRGSPDRSIGIQRPVGHVDIYPNGGTFQPGCDLQNTMLMVATTGLRNMDQIVKCSHERSIHLFIDSLVNMKQQSMAYRCSSKETFNKGVCLSCRKNRCNKVGYEVNKVRNRRNTKMYMKTREMMPYKVFHYQVKVHFFSKSKISYTDQPMKISLYGFSGEKENIPYVMPAMKTNTTISFLLTTDVDIGELLMVKLIWEKDTIIGWPWWSPDTFHIRKLRIKSGETQSRVIFVAKEGEFSYLARGGEAAVFVKGKEAQSSHKNERLHKMKMHGSSFQKPALEKGV; this is encoded by the exons ATGGGAAAGCAAAACCTTCTTCTGCTCATCACCTGGATGTATTTTCTGAGTCTTGCCTCCAGTTTTTCAACCACAAGTGCTCCAGCAGTGGAAACAAGCACATTCA TAGGCAACATCTCAAACAACTCAACAGACTGGATGGTAGATTTCAGTGACATCGAGTCCAAGTTTGCTCTGAGAACAATCGAGGAACCTGAGGACGATCTATGTTACGTCGTTCCTGGCCAGCGGGACACCATTAAAGAGTGCAATTTCAATCCAGACACCAAGACTTTTATAGTCATTCATGGCTGGACG GTCACTGGCATGTATGAGAGTTGGGTTTCCAAACTGGTGACTGCTCTGAAAGAACGTGAGCCAACGGCTAATGTGATCGTGGTGGACTGGCTGGTCCGGGCACAGCAACATTACCCGACTTCAGCCGCATACACCAAGCTCGTGGGCCGCGATGTGGCCAAGTTTGTCAACTGGCTACAG GCCGAGCTGGAGTATCCATGGGAGATGGTTCACATCCTGGGCTACAGTTTGGGTGCTCATGTAGCCGGCATCGCAGGACTCCTCACGAAGAACAAAGTCAGCCGGATCACAG GCATGGATCCCGCCGGCCCGAGCTTTGAGTATGCTGATTCGCAGAGCACACTGTCCCCAGATGACGCCCAGTTTGTCGACGTGCTTCATACAAACACACGTGGCTCTCCGGACCGCAGCATTGGCATCCAGAGGCCTGTGGGTCACGTAGACATCTACCCCAACGGAGGGACGTTCCAGCCTGGCTGTGATCTGCAGAACACCATGTTGATGGTGGCCACCACAGGGTTGAGAA ACATGGACCAGATTGTGAAATGTTCCCATGAGCGCTCTATTCACCTCTTCATCGACTCCCTGGTCAACATGAAGCAGCAAAGCATGGCATATCGCTGCAGCTCCAAGGAGACTTTCAACAAGGGTGTGTGTCTGAGCTGCCGCAAGAACCGCTGCAACAAGGTGGGCTACGAGGTCAACAAGGTGCGCAACCGCCGGAACACCAAAATGTATATGAAGACCAGAGAGATGATGCCGTACAAAG TTTTCCACTACCAAGTTAAAGTCCATTTCTTCAGCAAGAGCAAGATAAGCTATACCGACCAGCCCATGAAGATTTCCCTGTATGGCTTctctggagagaaggagaacatCCCTTACGTCAT GCCTGCCATGAAAACCAACACCACCATCTCCTTCTTACTCACTACGGACGTAGACATCGGCGAGCTGCTGATGGTGAAGCTGATTTGGGAAAAGGACACCATCATCGGCTGGCCCTGGTGGAGCCCGGACACTTTTCACATTCGCAAGCTACGCATCAAATCTGGGGAAACTCAGTCCAG GGTGATCTTCGTCGCCAAGGAAGGTGAGTTCTCCTACCTCGCCCGTGGAGGTGAAGCTGCCGTGTTTGTGAAAGGCAAAGAAGCCCAGTCAAGCCACAAAAATGAAAG ATTGCACAAGATGAAGATGCATGGCAGCTCATTCCAGAAGCCTGCCTTAGAAAAAGGCGTTTAA